CAGCACTCCAGGGCTTGTTCGGACAGCCAAACGTACTGCGAATCTGTCACGCTCTTGGCTCGCAACTGCACTGGTAATGCCCCCTGAAATCCACCGCTAGGAGAAGTAGAATTTTCTCGTTAAGAGGGAGTTCTGCAGATGAAGAAGTCGAGATTCACGGACAGCCAGATACTGGAGGCGCTCAAGCGCGCGGAGGCTGGGCTGGCGGTGCCGGAGCTGTGCCGAGAACTGGGCATCAGTTCGGCAACGTTTTATAAGTGGCGCTCGAAGTACGGCGGCATGGACGCGTCGATGATGTCGCGCATGAAGGAGCTGGAGGCGGAGAATACCCGGCTTCGCAAGATGTACATCGAGGAGAAGCTCAAGGCTGAGATTGCCTCGGAGGCCCTGCAAAAAAAGTTCTGAAGCCATCTCGTCGGCGCGAGATGGCAAAGCAAGTTGTGCAACAGCGGCGCGTGTCAATTCGTGTGGCGTGCGCGGTGCTCGGCATCAGCGAGTCGTGCTACCGGTACGCGGCGAAGTTGAACACGGAGAACGAAGAGATTGCCGACTGGCTACTGCGTATTACGGGCTGCCATCGCAACTGGGGTTTTCTGCTGTGCTACTTCTACCTGCGTAATGTGAAGGGATTCGGCTGGAACCACAAGCGCATTTACCGAATTTACCGGGAGCTGGAGCTGAACCTGCGCATCAAGCCGAAAAAGCGGCTGGTGCGCGAAACGCCGCAGCCGCTATCGGTACCGGAGGCCATCAATGAAGTGTGGTCGATGGACTTCATGCATGACCAACTGGTTGACGGGCGCAGTATCCGGACGCTGAACGTGATTGATGATTTCAACCGCGAGGCGCTGGGCATCGAGGTGGATTTCTCGTTGCCATCCGAGCGGGTGATTCGCACGCTGAAGCAGCATATGGAATGGCGAGGCAAGCCGAAGGTCATCCGGTGCGACAACGGCCCGGAATATTTGAGTGCGGCCATCGTGACATGGACGCAGAAGCAAGGCATCCGGCTGGAATACATCGAGCCGGGCAAGCCGCAGCAGAATGCGTATATCGAACGGTTCAACCGGACTGCGCGATACGAATGGCTGTCGCAGTACCTGTGGGAGGACCTGGAGCAGGTTCGCGAAGCGGCGGCCGACTGGATGTGGATTTACAATCACGAGCGCCCGAATATGGCATTGGGCGGTTTTACCCCGAAGCAGCGGCTTGCCATGGTCGCTTAGTTTCTACTTCTGCTGACCGTGGAAAACGGGGGCATTACCCACTAATCGGATGCCTGCCAAGAGTGAATGGTCCAAGTCCGCGATAAAGCTATTCAACGGTTTCCCGTCTGGCGGCTCGGGCGTAATGAGATACGTAGATGGCAAGCTGTTTGGTGGTGTCATTGGACGTCTCGGATAGGTGCTCTTCAGCTTACCGCTCGAAGTGGTAAGTGTGCTTTGTCTTGTTGCATGAGGCGAAAGGCAACGGGCGTTGCTAGCACTCCTGTTATCAGAATGTAGATCGCTGGCGCTGTCAGCAAATGGCTTGCGTCGATAAGATATGCACATACTATCGGCGCCGTTCCCCCAAAAACTGCGGTGGCGACTGAGTACGTGACCACCATGCCGAAACTTCCCCAGTTCTTTCTGAACAGTTCGGGTAGCACAACAAAAATCACGCCCACGACGCAGCTGGCCAAGACCCCAAAGACGGCTTGCACCGCCATGAGCGTGAAAAATGCTGCGTTTTGCAAGGCGAAGAACAATGGAACACAGGATACTGAAATCAATGCGGTGCCGATGAAGACAAGAGTCGAAGGGGCAACGAAACGGGAGAAATACCCGATCCCGACCATAGACAGCGAGAAAATCAGCAGCGTTATCGAGTGGGTTGCGCCAGCATCAGTTCGTGATACGCCAAGGTACGTGTGCAGGTAAGCGGGCATCCAAACGAGTACCGAATAGATCACAATTTCCATGAACGCCACCAGGAAAAATGCTTGTAGCAGGGGCATAGCGGGACGATGCCGAGGGGAACCGTCTTCGCAAAGCTCCCGGCTGCCGTCTACCGATGTGCGCGCTTTGTAGACCAGTATCGAAAGTGGTATGCAGATGATAAACGGCCATCGCCACGGATCAGGGACGTATTTGGCGGGGATGATCCCATGCTGATTCGATAGCGTCGACGCTATCAGTTGGACGGTCAAGATTGTCTCAGAGGCCAATAACATGCCCAAGAAGCCGCTCGCAGCAGAAATGGCACAGTAGAGCCCCCTATTCTTCCCTGATGAATTCAAAGAAACAAAGTAACCGGTAAGGGGCAGTTGGCCACCTGCACAAAATCCCTGAACCAACTTCAATCCGAGAAGCGCTACCGTCGCCACGTATCCGGCTGTTTCATAGGTTGGAAGAAGTGCTATTACCGAAGCGGGTCCGGCCATGCCGACCATGCTCAGCTTCAGCGCGGATCCCGCTCCACGTGTTTCGCTGAAATACCCGATGAAGATGCTGCCGATGGGGCGTGCGAGGTAGCTGATAGCGAACACAGCGAAGCTCAACATGAGCGCGGATTTATCGCTCGTTGACGGGAAGAACAGGCGACCAATATCCAGTGCCATGGTAATGCCCCCGTTTTCCACGGTCAGCAGAAGTAGAAACTAAGCGACCATGGCAAGCCGCTGCTTCGGGGTAAAACCGCCCAATGCCATATTCGGGCGCTCGTGATTGTAAATCCACATCCAGTCGGCCGCCGCTTCGCGAACCTGCTCCAGGTCCTCCCACAGGTACTGCGACAGCCATTCGTATCGCGCAGTCCGGTTGAACCGTTCGATATACGCATTCTGCTGCGGCTTGCCCGGCTCGATGTATTCCAGCCGGATGCCTTGCTTCTGCGTCCATGTCACGATGGCCGCACTCAAATATTCCGGGCCGTTGTCGCACCGGATGACCTTCGGCTTGCCTCGCCATTCCATATGCTGCTTCAGCGTGCGAATCACCCGCTCGGATGGCAACGAGAAATCCACCTCGATGCCCAGCGCCTCGCGGTTGAAATCATCAATCACGTTCAGCGTCCGGATACTGCGCCCGTCAACCAGTTGGTCATGCATGAAGTCCATCGACCACACTTCATTGATGGCCTCCGGTACCGATAGCGGCTGCGGCGTTTCGCGCACCAGCCGCTTTTTCGGCTTGATGCGCAGGTTCAGCTCCAGCTCCCGGTAAATCCGGTAAATGCGCTTGTGGTTCCAGCCGAATCCCTTCACATTACGCAGGTAGAAGTAGCACAGCAGAAAACCCCAGTTGCGATGGCAGCCCGTAATACGCAGTAGCCAGTCGGCAATCTCTTCGTTCTCCGTGTTCAACTTCGCCGCGTACCGGTAGCACGACTCGCTGATGCCGAGCACCGCGCACGCCACACGAATTGACACGCGCCGCTGTTGCACAACTTGCTTTGCCATCTCGCGCCGACGAGATGGCTTCAGAACTTTTTTTGCAGGGCCTCCGAGGCAATCTCAGCCTTGAGCTTCTCCTCGATGTACATCTTGCGAAGCCGGGTATTCTCCGCCTCCAGCTCCTTCATGCGCGACATCATCGACGCGTCCATGCCGCCGTACTTCGAGCGCCACTTATAAAACGTTGCCGAACTGATGCCCAGTTCTCGGCACAGCTCCGGCACCGCCAGCCCAGCCTCCGCGCGCTTGAGCGCCTCCAGTATCTGGCTGTCCGTGAATCTCGACTTCTTCATCTGCAGAACTCCCTCTTAACGAGAAAATTCTACTTCTCCTAGCGGTGGATTTCAGGGGGCATTACCCCATAAACGACGTCAACGAGAACTCGTACCATTCGACCAGATTGGCCGTGAACGCTACTCTCAGTATCGAGTTCAACTCAAGTCATACCCTTCTCCGCCTTTTGCAGCAGATAGTGCTGTATAAAAAAGATCGCCTATTAACTTATTGCGAACTGCGACACAGTGACACTCGACGGTTCTATCTGAAACACCCAGAGTTCTTGATATTTCCTTGTTCGAAAGTCGCTCGGCTTTGAGGAGGAAGACTCGAAACTGCGCTTCTGTTGGGCGTGAGATGAAGTATTCCTTGACTCCAATGAGGGCCATTGTTCGGTCGATTGCCTCGTTAGCAGCGTAGAAATTTCTGTGAAGGTGGTAGATGTTGAATGGCGGCAGCGTCCGGGTAATGTCATGTCGATAGGTCGCCACACAAAGAATGTTCCCTCGGGCTCCGAGGATCGGAAACTTTGTCATTTCCTCGATTTGAGCATCGCCGGAATCGTCGAGAAACTTATTTCTGCGAATAACACTCGATCGCTGCTCAAGCACCAAAAAATCGTGCTCCTCTATTGATTTCGCATACTGCTTACCCCATCCCGCCTGCCGAAAACTAAGATCGTTTACCGTGAGTCCTTCGATTTCGCGGGGGTTCTCAACGCCGAACTGGCGGGAGTTGTGAGCATTGTTGACGATGTATCTCCCTGTGCTTGCATCTTTGAGACTTGCAGATACGGGGAAGCTCTGTATGAGGCTGATAATTGAGCTTTCTGACTTCACGACGATGAGCCCTCCACGCGATGAGTGGTCCACAATCAGACCGAATGTTGTCGAAGACTGCCAGGGAAAAACTACGACATCTCCGGCTGTTTGGCTATGAGATGTGATGTTTCCTACAAATTGCTAATTTCGATTGGTTGTGGTTATCGAAATTCTTAGGTGATTGGTCGGCGTGTAACCGTAGCCTGTGGTGTCGAGGCTGGGCATGCTGCACGGCAAAAGCCTCCCGCTTCTGGCTGTGTGCGTACGTCGACATATTGCAGATGTCGGGCGGGCCCCGTTGCGGCGCTGGGCGCTACGCCACGAGCGGTGACCCGCTCGTGAACTTCTCGCCCATGTCCTCAAGTCTTTTTTGGGGGGGCGGCACGTCAAAAGTGTAGTGGTCAACCCATCCCGGACACTGCGTTAAGTTTTTCTTCTGCTACGGCAGGAGCTATCCCGCCATTGAACTGATGCGGTCGTATCCAGTTGTACCGCTGCATCAGGTAATGACTGATGTCTGGAGCGGCCCCATGAAACACCGGACACAGCGACCCACTTACAATAACGGGTAGGCATAAGACTGTGTTTTTGACTAACACCAAGCAGGAAGTGATGGAAGTGTTGACGGGCCCAGAGCGCCGGCGTCGCTGGACGGCGGAGCAGAAACTGTCGATGGTTCGCGAGAGTTTCGAACCGGGAAAATCGGTTTCAATGGTCGCGCGCCATTACGGCGTGAACCCGAACCAGCTATTCCACTGGCGCAAGCTGTACCAGGACGGTAGCCTGTCAGCGGTCAAGGCTGGCGAAGAAGTGGTTCCGGCATCGGAGTTGGCTGATGCGCTCAAGCAGATTCGCGAGCTGCAACGGATGCTCGGCAAAAAAACAATGGAGAACGAGATTCTCCGGGAAGCAGTTGAATACAGCCGAGCAAAAAAATGGATAGCGCACTCGCCCTTGCTGCCGGAGGACGGCCAGTGAAACTGGTCTGTGAAGTTCTCGGCGTGTCGCGCTCGAACGTATCGGCACGACTGTCGCGTCCGGCGACGTGGCGCGATGGCCGGCAATCAAGGCCGACCGACGACGAAACTGTAGTCGAGGAAATCCGCCGTGTCGTCGGCGATTTGCCCAGCTATGGCTACCGGCGGGTTTGGGGCACGTTGCGCAACGAGCGCGTTGCAGTTGGACTGGCGCCGTTCAATGCCAAGCGCATTTATCGCATCATGCGAACGCATGGGCTGCTGACGCAGCGCCGACCGATTGCGCCGCGAGCCCACCGTCGACATGATGGCAAAGTGGCCGTCGCGCGCAGCAATCAGCGATGGTGCTCGGACGGCTTCGAGTTCCGCTGCGACAACGGCGAGCCGCTGCGTGTGACGTTTGCGCTGGATTGCTGCGACCGAGAAGCGATGAGCTGGGCGGCGACGACAGCAGGCCACAGCGGCGACATTGTGCGCGACGTGATGCTGGCCGCAGTGGAAAATCGGTTCGGCAACGAGGTGCATACGCCGTCCGAAATCGAGTGGCTGAGCGACAATGGTTCGGGCTATACGGCTGACGATACGCGCCGGTTTGCGATGAACATCGGACTAAAGCCATTGACCACGCCCGTGTGCAGTCCGCAAAGTAACGGCATGGCCGAGAGCTTCGTGAAAACGATGAAGCGCGACTACGTCGCCTTCATGCCGAAGCCGGATGCTGCAACCGCTGCTCACAATCTGGCCATTGCATTTGAGCATTACAACGAGAAGCACCCCCATAGCGCGCTGAAATACCGCTCGCCTCGCGAGTTCCGGCGCTCGATGGATTCAGCAACCTTAGTGTGATGGTGTGTCCGGTTTTACAGGGTCAACTCCAATGTCCCGGTGAGCTTGCGGTGCCGTCATATATCCTGTGTTAGGCACCCATTCCGTTTTCAAACTCCGGAACAAACGCTCCATTGGCGAGTTGACGCTCCTATGTCAAGAAGCACTCGCTGAATCGGCTAGATCGGCAAGAATGAGTGGGTACAATTCTCTGACGATATAGCGCTTCAGACAGCGGTGAATTTCCTTGTTCGACATACCTTCTTTGGTTCGGCGCTCGACGTATGCTCGGAGTTAAAGTCAAATCTGGTGTACGGGGCGTGAGCAAGATTAGGCGGCCAGGGGCTGCTGAGCCGGTGTGCTGTCGGTCACCGGCTCTCCATCCTTGAACGTCATCCCGTCAAGCATCGTCGCGATCTTTTCGGGGGCGCGGATGCGCCGCCACGAGTCTTCGGCCGACTCGATCAGCTTGAATGCCAGGCCGAGGAACGTCGCGCGCGAGACGCAGTTGCGCGTGCGCTTGGTGCGGTGACGCACCGTCGCGAAGGTCGATTCAATCGGATTCGTCGTGCGCAGATGCTGCCAGTGTTCGGCCGGGAAATCGTAAAATGCCAGCAGCTCGTCGCGATCTTGCGTCAGCTTTTCGACCACCTTCGGATACTTTGCCGAGTGGGTATCAACGAAGTGATTGAAGGCAACCAGCGCTTCGGCACGCGTGGCGGCCATCCAAATGTCCTGCATCGCCTTTTTGGCGCGGGCCTGCTGCGATTTCGGCAGCGCGTTGAGCACGTTGCCCATCTTGTGGAACCAGCAGCGCTGATGCTTGGTCTGCGGGAACACTTCTTCCATCGCTGCCCAGAATCCCATCGCACCATCTCCGCAAGCCAGCAGCGGCCCTGACTGCAGACCGCGCTTTTTCAGATCGAGCAGCAGTTCGGCCCACGACGCCTTCGATTCCCGATACCCGTCACTGATCGCCACACGCTCTTTCGTTCCGTCCGGTTTGACACCAATGATCACCAACAGGCACTGGCCGTCGGAATCGTCGCTGCGCACGCCGGTGTGAATGCCGTCAGCCCACCAGTACACCCAGCGCGCCAACGACAACTCACGCTGATTCCACTGAGCATGCTCATCGGCCCATTGCGCCTTCAGACGACTCACCACATTTGGCGACAGGCCGCTGACCTGGCCGCCCAGCATGATGCCCATGGCTTCGCTCATGTCGCCCGTCGAGATGCCTCGCAGGTACAGCCACGGTAGTGCGGCCGACACGCGTGCGGATTTGCGAACGTACGGCGGCACGACCGCCGAATTGAAGCGGATGCCCGAACCCGAGCGATCACGCACCTTCGGTACCCGAACCGGCACCGGACCGATGGCCGTGACGACTTCGCGCTCTGGTAGGTAGCCGTTGCGCACCACGGCACGCCGACCGTCGATCGACCTCACGTTGCTGTACTGTTCAAGCATGCTCGCCAGTTCCGCTTCGACTGCCTGCTCGATGATCTGCCGCGCGCCTTGCTGGATCAGTTCATCGAGCGCGCTCTTCGTTTGTGCTTTTCTGCCGTTCGTTTCTTTCATAATCTTCTTCATGGTGGTCGGGGCCGGCTCGCGCCGGCTTTGCTCGGTGTGCCTTCGACAAGCAACATTCTCAGCTAAACCGCCACCGCCTTCTCATATTTCCCAAAGCACTCCGTACACCAGATTCGACAATAGCTCTGACGAACTGGAACGGCAGGTCGAAGCGCTCCAGCGCAAAATTCGCAATCTGCAGCTTGAACAGGACCTGTTGAAGAAGGCGAATGAACTCCTAAAAAAAGACCTGGGCGTCGACCTGCAACTCCTGAGCAACCGGGAGAAGACGACGCTGGTTGACGCCCTGAGAGAGCAGT
The Pandoraea oxalativorans genome window above contains:
- a CDS encoding LuxR C-terminal-related transcriptional regulator, with the translated sequence MKSESSIISLIQSFPVSASLKDASTGRYIVNNAHNSRQFGVENPREIEGLTVNDLSFRQAGWGKQYAKSIEEHDFLVLEQRSSVIRRNKFLDDSGDAQIEEMTKFPILGARGNILCVATYRHDITRTLPPFNIYHLHRNFYAANEAIDRTMALIGVKEYFISRPTEAQFRVFLLKAERLSNKEISRTLGVSDRTVECHCVAVRNKLIGDLFYTALSAAKGGEGYDLS
- a CDS encoding IS3 family transposase (programmed frameshift) → MKKSRFTDSQILEALKRAEAGLAVPELCRELGISSATFYKWRSKYGGMDASMMSRMKELEAENTRLRKMYIEEKLKAEIASEAPAKKVLKPSRRREMAKQVVQQRRVSIRVACAVLGISESCYRYAAKLNTENEEIADWLLRITGCHRNWGFLLCYFYLRNVKGFGWNHKRIYRIYRELELNLRIKPKKRLVRETPQPLSVPEAINEVWSMDFMHDQLVDGRSIRTLNVIDDFNREALGIEVDFSLPSERVIRTLKQHMEWRGKPKVIRCDNGPEYLSAAIVTWTQKQGIRLEYIEPGKPQQNAYIERFNRTARYEWLSQYLWEDLEQVREAAADWMWIYNHERPNMALGGFTPKQRLAMVA
- a CDS encoding MFS transporter — translated: MALDIGRLFFPSTSDKSALMLSFAVFAISYLARPIGSIFIGYFSETRGAGSALKLSMVGMAGPASVIALLPTYETAGYVATVALLGLKLVQGFCAGGQLPLTGYFVSLNSSGKNRGLYCAISAASGFLGMLLASETILTVQLIASTLSNQHGIIPAKYVPDPWRWPFIICIPLSILVYKARTSVDGSRELCEDGSPRHRPAMPLLQAFFLVAFMEIVIYSVLVWMPAYLHTYLGVSRTDAGATHSITLLIFSLSMVGIGYFSRFVAPSTLVFIGTALISVSCVPLFFALQNAAFFTLMAVQAVFGVLASCVVGVIFVVLPELFRKNWGSFGMVVTYSVATAVFGGTAPIVCAYLIDASHLLTAPAIYILITGVLATPVAFRLMQQDKAHLPLRAVS
- a CDS encoding IS256 family transposase, with the translated sequence MKKIMKETNGRKAQTKSALDELIQQGARQIIEQAVEAELASMLEQYSNVRSIDGRRAVVRNGYLPEREVVTAIGPVPVRVPKVRDRSGSGIRFNSAVVPPYVRKSARVSAALPWLYLRGISTGDMSEAMGIMLGGQVSGLSPNVVSRLKAQWADEHAQWNQRELSLARWVYWWADGIHTGVRSDDSDGQCLLVIIGVKPDGTKERVAISDGYRESKASWAELLLDLKKRGLQSGPLLACGDGAMGFWAAMEEVFPQTKHQRCWFHKMGNVLNALPKSQQARAKKAMQDIWMAATRAEALVAFNHFVDTHSAKYPKVVEKLTQDRDELLAFYDFPAEHWQHLRTTNPIESTFATVRHRTKRTRNCVSRATFLGLAFKLIESAEDSWRRIRAPEKIATMLDGMTFKDGEPVTDSTPAQQPLAA
- a CDS encoding IS3 family transposase (programmed frameshift) → MKKSRFTDSQILEALKRAEAGLAVPELCRELGISSATFYKWRSKYGGMDASMMSRMKELEAENTRLRKMYIEEKLKAEIASEAPAKKVLKPSRRREMAKQVVQQRRVSIRVACAVLGISESCYRYAAKLNTENEEIADWLLRITGCHRNWGFLLCYFYLRNVKGFGWNHKRIYRIYRELELNLRIKPKKRLVRETPQPLSVPEAINEVWSMDFMHDQLVDGRSIRTLNVIDDFNREALGIEVDFSLPSERVIRTLKQHMEWRGKPKVIRCDNGPEYLSAAIVTWTQKQGIRLEYIEPGKPQQNAYIERFNRTARYEWLSQYLWEDLEQVREAAADWMWIYNHERPNMALGGFTPKQRLAMVA
- a CDS encoding IS3 family transposase (programmed frameshift), encoding MEVLTGPERRRRWTAEQKLSMVRESFEPGKSVSMVARHYGVNPNQLFHWRKLYQDGSLSAVKAGEEVVPASELADALKQIRELQRMLGKKTMENEILREAVEYSRGKKMDSALALAAGGRPVKLVCEVLGVSRSNVSARLSRPATWRDGRQSRPTDDETVVEEIRRVVGDLPSYGYRRVWGTLRNERVAVGLAPFNAKRIYRIMRTHGLLTQRRPIAPRAHRRHDGKVAVARSNQRWCSDGFEFRCDNGEPLRVTFALDCCDREAMSWAATTAGHSGDIVRDVMLAAVENRFGNEVHTPSEIEWLSDNGSGYTADDTRRFAMNIGLKPLTTPVCSPQSNGMAESFVKTMKRDYVAFMPKPDAATAAHNLAIAFEHYNEKHPHSALKYRSPREFRRSMDSATLV